Proteins encoded within one genomic window of Gemmobacter sp.:
- a CDS encoding aspartate dehydrogenase, with protein MRLVLVGWGAIARRVWDLLPAGATLVGVGLRPASMADLPEGVVRLDGPEGLAALAPDLVIEAAGRAAVAPWGMAALAAGADFVPTSTSALTDAALLGQLVAAARGAGRQLVIPPGALGGIDALAAAAVLPLAEVRHEIVKPPAAWAGTEAESLCDLFNLSGPVAFFEGSADQAAARFPQNANVAAITALAGMGMARTTVALVADPGAARNAHRITASGDFGRMAVQLENRPMATNPKTSELTALSLVRLVANRVNPMVI; from the coding sequence GTGCGGCTTGTTCTGGTGGGCTGGGGTGCCATTGCCCGGCGGGTTTGGGATTTGCTGCCGGCCGGCGCAACGCTGGTGGGGGTAGGGCTGCGCCCGGCCTCGATGGCCGACCTGCCGGAGGGTGTGGTGCGGCTGGACGGGCCCGAGGGGTTGGCGGCGCTGGCGCCCGATCTGGTGATCGAGGCGGCGGGGCGGGCAGCGGTGGCGCCCTGGGGCATGGCCGCGCTGGCGGCGGGGGCGGATTTCGTGCCGACCTCGACCAGCGCGCTGACCGATGCGGCGCTGCTGGGCCAGCTGGTTGCAGCCGCGCGCGGGGCGGGGCGGCAACTGGTCATCCCGCCGGGCGCGCTGGGGGGGATAGATGCGCTGGCGGCAGCGGCCGTGCTGCCGCTGGCCGAGGTGCGGCACGAGATCGTCAAGCCGCCCGCTGCCTGGGCGGGGACCGAGGCAGAGAGCCTGTGCGACCTGTTCAACCTGTCCGGCCCGGTGGCATTCTTTGAAGGATCGGCCGATCAGGCCGCCGCACGGTTTCCGCAGAATGCCAATGTGGCCGCGATTACCGCGCTGGCCGGGATGGGCATGGCGCGCACCACGGTGGCGCTGGTGGCCGACCCGGGTGCGGCCCGCAACGCCCACCGCATCACCGCCAGCGGCGATTTCGGTCGGATGGCGGTGCAGCTGGAAAACCGCCCGATGGCGACCAACCCCAAGACGTCGGAACTGACCGCCCTGTCGCTGGTGCGGCTGGTGGCCAACCGCGTCAACCCCATGGTGATCTGA
- a CDS encoding alpha/beta hydrolase — protein sequence MDIALEAGWPRDRLDADYTARLTCTDAEFARTIGDYARLSQAAHDLPGKRLDIAYDAASGETCDLFGTAPGAARPCFVFIHGGYWRALGKGHSAFMAPMLAARGIACAVPDYTLAPSVSLTEIVRQCRAMLAHLWHNADALGIDRGRIVVGGSSAGGHLTSAVASAGWQAAAGLPDQPLKGQLPVSGLFDLAPLAASHVNDWMRFTPDEVQALSPLRNLPAGPLPAVVALAEREAPGFHRQSAAYGAVVGAPVLTIPDRNHFDVVLDLTSPDTALSQALLGLV from the coding sequence ATGGATATTGCCCTTGAGGCCGGCTGGCCGCGCGACCGGCTGGATGCCGATTATACCGCCCGGCTGACCTGCACCGATGCCGAATTCGCCCGGACCATCGGCGATTATGCCCGGCTGTCGCAGGCCGCCCATGACCTGCCGGGCAAGCGGCTGGACATTGCCTATGATGCGGCCAGCGGCGAAACCTGTGACCTGTTCGGCACCGCCCCGGGCGCGGCGCGGCCCTGTTTCGTGTTCATCCACGGCGGCTACTGGCGGGCACTGGGCAAGGGGCATTCCGCCTTCATGGCACCGATGCTGGCGGCGCGCGGGATTGCCTGCGCGGTACCGGATTACACGCTGGCCCCCTCCGTCTCGCTGACCGAGATCGTGCGCCAGTGCCGCGCGATGCTGGCGCATCTGTGGCACAATGCCGATGCGCTGGGGATTGATCGCGGGCGGATCGTGGTGGGCGGATCGTCGGCGGGCGGGCATTTGACCTCGGCCGTTGCCTCGGCCGGGTGGCAGGCGGCGGCGGGCCTGCCCGACCAGCCGCTGAAGGGGCAGCTACCCGTTTCGGGCCTGTTCGATCTGGCCCCCCTGGCCGCCAGCCATGTGAACGACTGGATGCGGTTCACTCCCGACGAGGTGCAGGCGCTCAGCCCGCTGCGCAACCTGCCGGCCGGGCCGCTGCCGGCCGTGGTCGCGCTGGCCGAACGCGAGGCTCCGGGCTTTCACCGCCAGAGCGCGGCCTATGGTGCGGTCGTGGGGGCGCCGGTGCTGACCATTCCCGATCGCAACCATTTCGATGTGGTGCTGGATCTGACCAGCCCGGACACCGCCCTGTCGCAGGCGCTGCTGGGGTTGGTCTAG
- a CDS encoding FadR/GntR family transcriptional regulator, whose translation MPFEKIQSEKLSRAVVRQIESLVLHGVLRPGERLPGERELSDRLGVSRPSLREAVAELQERGLLVTRAGAGIYVSDDLGSAFSPALVSLFRNHDDAFFDYVDFRRDMEGLAAERAARLGSDTDLMVIAAILSKMEAAHAKRDPADEAALDADFHMAIIEAGHNVVMLHMMRSMYELLREGVFYNRQAMFRQRATRDELLEQHRIINAAVQARDGAAARAAVEGHLDYVRRLLANERQAERYEAVARQRLESETQR comes from the coding sequence ATGCCCTTCGAAAAGATCCAGTCGGAGAAACTGTCCCGGGCGGTGGTGCGGCAGATCGAGAGTCTGGTTCTGCACGGTGTCCTGCGCCCGGGCGAACGGCTGCCCGGTGAACGGGAGTTGTCCGACCGGCTGGGCGTCTCGCGCCCCTCGCTGCGCGAGGCGGTGGCCGAATTGCAGGAACGCGGCCTGCTGGTGACGCGGGCCGGGGCGGGGATCTATGTCTCGGACGATCTGGGATCGGCGTTTTCGCCCGCACTGGTCAGCCTGTTCCGCAACCATGACGATGCCTTCTTCGATTATGTCGACTTCCGCCGCGACATGGAGGGGCTGGCCGCCGAACGCGCCGCCCGGCTGGGGTCGGACACCGACCTGATGGTGATTGCCGCCATCCTGTCCAAGATGGAAGCCGCCCATGCCAAGCGCGACCCGGCGGACGAGGCCGCGCTGGATGCCGATTTCCACATGGCGATCATCGAGGCGGGGCATAATGTGGTGATGCTCCACATGATGCGGTCGATGTATGAACTGCTGCGCGAAGGCGTGTTCTACAACCGGCAGGCCATGTTCCGCCAGCGCGCCACCCGGGATGAACTGCTGGAACAGCACCGCATCATCAATGCGGCCGTCCAGGCCCGCGATGGCGCCGCCGCCCGTGCCGCGGTCGAGGGGCATCTGGACTATGTCCGCCGCCTGCTGGCCAACGAACGTCAGGCCGAACGGTACGAGGCCGTGGCCCGGCAACGGCTGGAAAGCGAAACCCAGCGGTAG
- a CDS encoding OmpA family protein, which produces MKFKTPVLIGCVALIGLAACDPYPQGDPNNTRTRTGAATGAVIGGLIGATSNSSTRPLATVAGAAVGAAIGGAIGQSLDRQAADLRAQTSGNIGVVNAGDHLVVTMPQDLLFATDSSSVRPDLQSDLRAVAGNLQQYPNSRIEIIGHTDNTGDAGYNRGLSARRAQAVASVLIGSGVPSSRIATIGRGEDAPIASNLTPEGRAQNRRVEIIIRPYN; this is translated from the coding sequence ATGAAATTCAAGACCCCCGTTCTGATCGGTTGCGTTGCCCTGATCGGCCTGGCCGCCTGCGACCCCTATCCGCAGGGTGACCCGAACAACACCCGCACCCGCACGGGTGCCGCGACCGGCGCGGTGATCGGTGGTCTGATCGGCGCCACCTCGAACAGCAGCACCCGTCCGCTGGCGACCGTGGCCGGTGCGGCCGTGGGCGCGGCCATCGGCGGGGCCATCGGCCAGTCGCTGGACCGTCAGGCGGCCGATCTGCGCGCCCAGACCTCTGGCAACATCGGCGTGGTGAACGCGGGCGACCACCTGGTGGTGACCATGCCGCAGGATCTGCTGTTCGCCACCGACAGCTCGTCCGTGCGCCCCGATCTGCAATCGGATCTGCGCGCCGTGGCCGGCAACCTGCAACAATACCCCAACAGCCGGATCGAGATCATCGGCCATACCGACAACACCGGCGATGCGGGCTACAACCGTGGCCTGTCGGCGCGTCGTGCGCAGGCGGTGGCGTCGGTGCTGATCGGATCGGGCGTGCCCTCGTCGCGTATCGCGACCATCGGCCGGGGCGAGGATGCGCCGATTGCCAGCAACCTGACCCCGGAAGGCCGCGCGCAGAACCGTCGCGTGGAAATCATCATCCGGCCTTACAACTGA
- a CDS encoding methylated-DNA--[protein]-cysteine S-methyltransferase, whose product MDDQEGAYHYRVMARALRELDAAGPGLTLDELAGRMGMSVAHFQRMFSAWVGVSPKRYQQYLVLDHARALLRERMTLLDTAQEVGLSGTGRLHDLFLRWEAMAPGDYARGGAGLAIRWAWVDTPFGEALAMATDRGLCGLGFAEEMGRDATMADLRGRWPGATFTEDAGRVAPLVQVALGGQGGQLHLIGAPFQIKVWEALLRIPSGQVTTYSGIASAIGNPAAVRAVGTAVGRNPVSFLIPCHRALRMSGGLGGYHWGLPVKRAMLAWEAARADAV is encoded by the coding sequence ATGGACGATCAGGAAGGGGCCTATCATTACCGCGTCATGGCCCGGGCGCTGCGCGAACTGGATGCCGCCGGGCCGGGGCTGACGCTGGACGAACTGGCCGGTCGCATGGGCATGAGCGTGGCGCATTTCCAGCGGATGTTTTCCGCCTGGGTCGGGGTCAGCCCCAAGCGGTATCAGCAGTATCTGGTGCTGGACCATGCCCGTGCCCTGCTGCGCGAGCGCATGACCCTGCTGGACACTGCGCAAGAGGTCGGCCTGTCGGGCACCGGGCGGCTGCATGACCTGTTCCTGCGGTGGGAGGCGATGGCGCCCGGCGATTATGCCCGTGGCGGGGCCGGGCTGGCGATCCGCTGGGCCTGGGTCGATACCCCCTTTGGCGAGGCGCTGGCCATGGCGACGGATCGCGGCTTGTGCGGCCTGGGCTTTGCCGAGGAGATGGGCCGCGATGCCACCATGGCCGATCTGCGCGGCCGCTGGCCCGGGGCCACGTTCACCGAGGATGCCGGCCGTGTGGCGCCGCTGGTGCAGGTAGCGCTGGGCGGACAGGGCGGGCAGCTGCATCTGATCGGGGCGCCGTTCCAGATCAAGGTCTGGGAGGCGCTGCTGCGCATCCCCTCGGGCCAGGTCACGACCTATTCCGGGATCGCCAGCGCCATCGGCAACCCGGCCGCCGTGCGCGCGGTGGGCACGGCGGTGGGGCGCAACCCGGTCAGCTTTCTGATCCCGTGCCACCGGGCCTTGCGCATGTCGGGGGGGCTGGGGGGCTATCACTGGGGCCTGCCCGTCAAGCGGGCGATGCTGGCCTGGGAGGCGGCGCGGGCCGACGCGGTCTGA
- the nth gene encoding endonuclease III, whose protein sequence is MATQLPYATIREIFTRFHAAEPEPKGELHHTNAFTLLVAVALSAQATDKGVNRATANLFPIADTPEKMLALGEDGLIEHIRTIGLFRNKAKNVIRLSEILVRDYGGQVPSSRAALQSLPGVGRKTANVVLNMWWHIPAQAVDTHIFRIGNRTGICPGRDVDAVERAIEDQIPAEFQQHAHHWLILHGRYICTARKPRCADCLINDLCPFEDKTA, encoded by the coding sequence ATGGCCACACAGCTTCCCTATGCCACGATCCGCGAGATCTTCACCCGGTTCCACGCTGCCGAGCCGGAACCCAAGGGCGAGCTGCATCATACCAATGCCTTCACCCTGCTGGTCGCCGTCGCGCTGTCGGCGCAGGCCACCGACAAGGGCGTGAACCGCGCCACGGCCAACCTGTTCCCCATCGCCGATACGCCGGAAAAGATGCTGGCCCTGGGCGAGGATGGCCTGATCGAGCATATCAGGACCATCGGCCTGTTCCGCAACAAGGCGAAGAACGTCATCCGCCTGTCGGAAATCCTGGTGCGCGACTATGGCGGGCAGGTGCCCTCCTCGCGCGCGGCGCTGCAATCGCTGCCCGGCGTGGGGCGCAAGACGGCGAATGTGGTGCTGAACATGTGGTGGCACATCCCGGCGCAGGCGGTCGATACCCATATCTTCCGCATCGGCAACCGCACCGGCATCTGCCCCGGCCGCGACGTGGACGCCGTGGAACGCGCGATCGAGGACCAGATCCCGGCCGAGTTCCAGCAGCACGCCCACCACTGGCTGATCCTGCATGGCCGCTACATCTGCACCGCCCGCAAACCGCGCTGCGCGGATTGCCTGATCAACGATCTTTGCCCCTTCGAGGATAAAACCGCATGA
- a CDS encoding adenosine kinase: MKRYQVVGIGNAIVDVLSQTDETFLDHMGITKGIMQLIERERAEVLYAAMKDRTEAPGGSVGNTLAGCGNLGLKTAFIGRVRDDALGRFYARALQSEGTDFPNPPVAGAPLPSSRSMIFVTPDGERSMNTYLGISADLGPEDVADAVTADTEFLFLEGYLFDKAPGKQAFLKAARSCRAAGGKAGIALSDPFCVDRHRADFRRLVTELDYVIGNEHEWSSLYETDLDSALDMAAADCPLIVCTRSGADVVIRARDQMETVPVHRVVPVDATGAGDQFAAGFLYGLATGQDLATAGKMGCIAAAEVISHFGARPEKDVKGLFRAQGLV; encoded by the coding sequence ATGAAACGCTACCAGGTCGTCGGCATCGGCAATGCCATCGTCGATGTGCTGTCCCAGACCGACGAAACCTTTCTGGACCACATGGGCATCACCAAGGGCATCATGCAACTGATCGAGCGCGAACGCGCCGAAGTCCTTTATGCCGCCATGAAGGACCGGACCGAGGCGCCGGGCGGATCGGTCGGCAACACCTTGGCCGGCTGCGGCAACCTGGGGCTGAAGACCGCATTCATCGGCCGGGTGCGCGACGATGCGCTGGGGCGGTTCTATGCCCGCGCGCTGCAATCCGAAGGAACCGATTTCCCGAACCCTCCGGTGGCCGGCGCCCCCCTGCCCAGCTCGCGCAGCATGATCTTCGTCACGCCGGATGGCGAGCGGTCGATGAACACCTATCTGGGCATCTCGGCCGATCTGGGCCCCGAGGATGTGGCCGATGCGGTAACGGCGGATACCGAATTCCTGTTCCTTGAAGGCTATCTGTTCGACAAGGCCCCGGGGAAACAGGCGTTCCTGAAGGCCGCGCGCAGCTGCCGCGCCGCCGGCGGCAAGGCCGGGATCGCCTTGTCCGACCCCTTCTGCGTCGACCGCCACCGTGCCGATTTCCGCCGGCTGGTGACCGAACTGGATTATGTGATCGGCAACGAACACGAATGGTCGTCGCTGTACGAAACCGATCTGGACAGCGCGCTGGACATGGCGGCGGCCGACTGCCCCCTGATCGTCTGCACCCGCTCGGGCGCCGATGTGGTGATCCGCGCGCGCGATCAGATGGAGACGGTGCCCGTCCACCGCGTGGTTCCGGTGGATGCCACCGGCGCCGGCGACCAGTTCGCCGCCGGGTTCCTCTATGGTCTGGCAACCGGGCAGGATCTGGCGACCGCCGGCAAGATGGGCTGCATCGCGGCGGCCGAGGTGATTTCCCATTTCGGCGCCCGGCCGGAAAAGGACGTCAAGGGCCTGTTCCGCGCGCAGGGACTGGTTTGA
- a CDS encoding ABC transporter substrate-binding protein, giving the protein MKRLMLAAMFAALGTGAAMAADSVKLQLKWVTQAQFAGYYVAAAKGYYTDEKLDVTILPGGPDIAPEQVIAGGGADVITTWMAAGLAARERGVPLVNIAQPFKNQGLEFTCRKDLGVSGTGDFKGKTLGVWFFGNEYPFYAWMAKLGLKTDGSADGVTVLKQAFDVEALLKGEAQCISVMTYNEYGQVLDAGYKADQLATFSYADQGVKVMEDGLYVMESKLSDPAFADKMARFVRASMKGWKYAEANPDEAAQIVVDADQTGLQTIEHQKYMMSEVAKLTAGSNGALDPADFDATVAALLSAVSAENPAITKKPDAGAWTHKISDVALK; this is encoded by the coding sequence ATGAAACGGTTGATGCTGGCGGCGATGTTCGCCGCACTTGGAACCGGGGCGGCGATGGCCGCGGATTCGGTCAAGCTCCAGCTGAAATGGGTGACGCAGGCGCAGTTCGCCGGCTATTACGTCGCCGCCGCCAAGGGCTATTACACCGATGAAAAGCTTGACGTCACCATCCTGCCCGGCGGCCCCGACATTGCCCCCGAACAGGTGATCGCCGGTGGCGGCGCCGATGTCATCACCACCTGGATGGCGGCCGGCCTTGCCGCACGCGAACGCGGCGTGCCGCTGGTCAACATTGCCCAGCCGTTCAAGAACCAGGGCCTGGAATTCACCTGCCGCAAGGATCTGGGCGTTTCCGGCACTGGTGATTTCAAGGGCAAGACGCTGGGCGTCTGGTTCTTTGGCAACGAATACCCGTTCTATGCCTGGATGGCGAAGCTGGGCCTGAAAACCGATGGCAGCGCCGATGGCGTCACCGTGCTGAAGCAGGCTTTCGACGTCGAAGCCCTGCTCAAGGGCGAGGCGCAGTGCATTTCGGTGATGACCTATAATGAATACGGTCAGGTGCTGGATGCCGGCTACAAGGCCGATCAGCTGGCCACCTTCAGCTATGCCGATCAGGGCGTGAAGGTGATGGAAGACGGGCTTTACGTGATGGAATCCAAGCTGTCCGACCCGGCCTTTGCCGACAAGATGGCCCGCTTCGTGCGCGCCTCGATGAAGGGCTGGAAATACGCCGAGGCGAACCCGGACGAAGCCGCGCAGATCGTCGTCGATGCCGACCAGACCGGCCTGCAAACCATCGAACATCAGAAATACATGATGAGCGAGGTTGCCAAGCTGACCGCAGGCAGCAACGGCGCGCTGGATCCGGCCGATTTCGACGCGACCGTGGCGGCGCTGCTGTCGGCGGTTTCGGCGGAAAACCCGGCGATCACCAAAAAGCCCGATGCCGGCGCCTGGACCCACAAGATCAGCGATGTCGCGCTGAAATGA
- a CDS encoding ABC transporter permease, with protein MSALWLALGACALGWGLNVWLARQGGRLARLAVPVVFGLCLLALWEGIVRAFAVPEVILPPPSSVAGAIGANLGLIWSDFVQTILKGAVTGWAMGCAAAVVVAVLVDRSPFLTRGLLPIGNFVAALPIVGVAPIMVMWFGFGWQSKAAVVFAMVFFPVLVNTVAGLATTDRMQRDLMRTWSASYWQALFGLRLPSAMPFVFNGLKIATTLAVIGAIVAEYFGSPTRGMGFRISTAVGALQLPLVWAEIAAAALAGTLFYGLVAFAERQVTFWHASQRGR; from the coding sequence ATGAGCGCGCTTTGGCTGGCCCTGGGGGCCTGTGCCCTTGGCTGGGGGCTGAACGTCTGGCTGGCGCGGCAGGGCGGGCGGCTGGCACGGCTGGCGGTGCCGGTGGTGTTCGGCCTGTGCCTGCTGGCGCTGTGGGAAGGCATCGTGCGCGCCTTTGCCGTGCCAGAGGTCATCCTGCCGCCGCCAAGTTCGGTGGCCGGGGCCATCGGGGCGAACCTTGGGCTGATCTGGTCGGATTTCGTGCAGACCATCCTGAAAGGCGCCGTCACCGGCTGGGCCATGGGCTGCGCGGCGGCCGTGGTGGTGGCGGTGCTGGTGGACCGATCACCCTTTCTGACGCGCGGCCTGCTGCCCATCGGCAATTTCGTCGCCGCCCTGCCCATCGTGGGCGTTGCCCCGATCATGGTGATGTGGTTCGGCTTTGGCTGGCAATCCAAGGCGGCGGTCGTGTTCGCCATGGTGTTCTTTCCCGTGCTGGTCAACACCGTGGCCGGCCTTGCCACCACCGACCGCATGCAGCGCGACCTGATGCGGACCTGGAGCGCGAGTTACTGGCAGGCGCTGTTCGGCCTGCGGCTGCCCTCGGCCATGCCCTTCGTGTTCAACGGGCTCAAGATTGCCACCACACTGGCGGTTATCGGCGCTATCGTTGCCGAATATTTCGGCAGCCCGACTCGGGGCATGGGTTTCCGCATCTCGACCGCCGTGGGGGCCTTGCAGCTGCCGCTGGTCTGGGCGGAAATCGCGGCAGCGGCGCTGGCGGGAACGCTGTTCTACGGCCTTGTGGCCTTTGCAGAACGGCAGGTCACGTTCTGGCATGCCTCGCAACGGGGGCGCTGA
- a CDS encoding ABC transporter permease, with product MKSVVPVLTILAAILGIWYAATVWMNAPQVRDAARRGNVELTLGQTVAATMVERRPMLAAPHQVAAELWKGIVTEPVTSKRSLVYHAWVTLQATLTGFGLGVLVGVLLAVGIVYSRVIDLSAMPWAIISQTIPIVALAPMIVVLSNSLGLGERLGVENRLVSKTLIAAYLSFFPVLVSMVKGLRSPDPMQIDLLRTYSASGWQEFVKLRLPSSLPFFFASLKVSIAAALVGAIVGELPTGAVEGLGARMLVASQFGQPLLMWASLFAATILAGVLIVALGLVQRMADRMMGARA from the coding sequence ATGAAGTCCGTGGTGCCCGTCCTGACCATCCTCGCGGCGATCCTTGGCATCTGGTATGCGGCGACTGTGTGGATGAACGCCCCGCAGGTGCGCGATGCGGCGCGGCGTGGGAATGTGGAGCTGACGCTGGGCCAGACCGTTGCCGCCACAATGGTAGAGCGGCGGCCCATGCTGGCCGCCCCCCATCAGGTGGCGGCCGAGTTGTGGAAGGGCATCGTCACCGAACCCGTCACCTCAAAGCGCAGTCTGGTCTATCATGCCTGGGTGACCTTGCAGGCCACGCTGACCGGGTTCGGCCTTGGGGTGCTGGTGGGGGTGCTGCTGGCGGTGGGTATCGTCTATTCCCGCGTCATCGACCTGTCGGCGATGCCCTGGGCGATCATCAGCCAGACCATTCCCATCGTGGCGCTGGCGCCGATGATCGTGGTGCTGTCCAACTCGCTGGGCCTGGGCGAGCGGCTGGGGGTGGAAAACCGGCTGGTGTCGAAAACCCTGATCGCGGCCTATCTGAGCTTCTTTCCCGTGCTGGTCAGCATGGTCAAGGGCCTGCGCAGCCCCGATCCCATGCAGATCGACCTGCTGCGCACCTATAGCGCCAGCGGCTGGCAGGAGTTCGTCAAGCTGCGCCTGCCCTCGTCCCTGCCGTTCTTCTTTGCCTCGCTGAAAGTGTCGATCGCGGCGGCGCTGGTCGGCGCCATCGTGGGCGAATTGCCGACCGGCGCGGTCGAGGGGCTGGGCGCGCGCATGCTGGTGGCCAGCCAGTTCGGCCAGCCGCTGCTGATGTGGGCCTCGCTGTTTGCGGCGACGATCCTGGCCGGGGTGCTGATTGTGGCGCTGGGGCTGGTGCAGCGCATGGCCGACCGCATGATGGGGGCCCGGGCATGA
- a CDS encoding ABC transporter ATP-binding protein gives MTTTAPPVIEARGLNLVFQTADGPVHALKDVNLTIRKGEFVSFIGPSGCGKTTFLRCVAALEHATGGSLTVNGMTPDEARRKRAYGYVFQAAGLYPWRTIAGNIRLPLEIMGFDKAEQDRRVERVLSLVELSGFGKKYPWQLSGGMQQRASIARALAFDADILLMDEPFGALDEIVRDRLNEEVLKLWAATGKTVGFVTHSIPEAVYLSTRIVVMSPRPGRITDVIDSPLPRERPLEIRDSREFIEIAQRVREGLRAGHVDVD, from the coding sequence ATGACGACGACTGCCCCGCCGGTGATCGAGGCCAGGGGCCTCAACCTGGTGTTCCAGACCGCCGACGGCCCGGTCCATGCGTTGAAGGATGTCAACCTGACCATCCGCAAGGGCGAGTTCGTATCGTTCATCGGGCCGTCGGGCTGTGGCAAGACCACCTTCCTGCGCTGTGTCGCCGCGCTGGAGCATGCGACGGGTGGCAGCCTGACGGTGAATGGCATGACCCCGGACGAGGCGCGCAGGAAGCGGGCCTATGGCTATGTGTTCCAGGCCGCGGGCCTTTATCCGTGGCGCACCATCGCCGGCAACATCCGGTTGCCGCTGGAGATCATGGGGTTCGACAAGGCCGAACAGGACCGGCGGGTCGAGCGGGTGCTGTCGCTGGTGGAACTGTCGGGGTTCGGCAAGAAATACCCCTGGCAACTGTCGGGCGGCATGCAGCAGCGCGCCAGCATTGCCCGGGCGCTGGCCTTTGACGCCGACATATTGCTGATGGACGAGCCCTTTGGCGCGCTGGACGAGATTGTCCGCGACCGTCTGAACGAGGAAGTGCTGAAGCTGTGGGCCGCCACTGGAAAGACGGTGGGCTTCGTCACCCATTCGATCCCGGAAGCGGTGTATCTTTCCACCAGGATCGTGGTCATGTCGCCCCGTCCGGGCCGGATCACCGATGTGATCGACAGCCCCCTGCCACGCGAACGGCCGCTGGAGATCCGCGATAGCCGCGAGTTCATCGAGATTGCGCAGCGCGTGCGCGAAGGGCTGAGGGCGGGGCATGTCGACGTTGATTGA
- a CDS encoding VOC family protein: MTGRAQDLIGGVLETSVYADDLEAARGFYGGVLGLTEIMALKGRHVFFRCGPGVLLVFRAEATQAPHPPGALPVPAHGAVGAGHVCLAVPEAGMEAIAAHLTAAGVAIESDFRWPSGVRSIYVRDPAGNSVEFASPRLWEMPE; encoded by the coding sequence GTGACGGGCCGCGCGCAGGATCTGATCGGGGGCGTGCTGGAAACCTCGGTCTATGCCGATGATCTGGAGGCCGCGCGCGGGTTCTATGGCGGCGTGCTGGGCCTGACCGAGATCATGGCGCTGAAAGGGCGGCATGTGTTCTTTCGCTGCGGGCCTGGCGTGCTGCTGGTGTTCCGGGCCGAGGCGACGCAGGCCCCGCATCCGCCCGGTGCCTTGCCGGTGCCGGCCCATGGCGCGGTCGGGGCGGGCCATGTCTGCCTTGCCGTGCCCGAGGCGGGGATGGAGGCGATCGCCGCCCATCTGACCGCCGCAGGGGTGGCGATCGAAAGCGACTTCCGCTGGCCATCGGGCGTGCGGTCGATCTATGTCCGCGATCCGGCGGGAAATTCGGTGGAATTCGCCTCGCCGAGGCTGTGGGAGATGCCTGAATGA
- a CDS encoding SDR family oxidoreductase, which translates to MKTALIIGGGSGMGAASARALAEDGFAVGILSSSGKGVALAEELGGIGMIGSNRSEADIKQLVEAMQEKWGRVDVLVNSAGHGPKGPLLELTDADWHEGVEVYFLNVVRAVRAVTPVMEWQGGGVIVNISTAWAFEPSEMFPTSAFARAGLASFTKIFTDTYGAKNIRMNNVLPGWIDSLPKKDERAASVPMGRYGTAEEIGRTVAFLASDGAGYITGQNIRVDGGLMRGV; encoded by the coding sequence ATGAAAACGGCACTGATCATCGGCGGCGGCAGCGGCATGGGCGCGGCTTCGGCCCGCGCGCTGGCCGAGGACGGGTTTGCGGTGGGGATCCTGTCCTCGTCCGGCAAGGGCGTGGCACTGGCCGAGGAGCTGGGCGGCATCGGGATGATCGGATCGAACAGGTCCGAGGCCGATATCAAGCAACTGGTCGAGGCGATGCAGGAAAAATGGGGCCGGGTCGATGTGCTGGTGAACAGCGCCGGCCATGGCCCCAAGGGGCCGCTGCTGGAGCTGACCGATGCCGATTGGCACGAGGGGGTCGAGGTCTATTTCCTCAACGTTGTCAGGGCTGTGCGCGCCGTGACGCCGGTGATGGAATGGCAGGGCGGCGGGGTGATCGTCAATATCTCCACCGCCTGGGCGTTCGAGCCGTCGGAGATGTTCCCGACCTCGGCCTTTGCGCGGGCGGGGCTGGCCAGCTTTACCAAGATCTTCACCGATACCTATGGGGCCAAAAACATCCGCATGAACAACGTCCTGCCCGGCTGGATCGACAGCCTGCCGAAAAAGGACGAACGCGCGGCATCGGTGCCGATGGGGCGCTATGGCACGGCCGAGGAAATCGGGCGGACGGTGGCGTTCCTTGCCTCGGACGGGGCAGGCTACATCACCGGGCAGAACATCCGCGTCGATGGCGGATTGATGCGGGGGGTCTGA